ATCTGCTGCCAGGTTCCGCGTCTTTAAGCTGGGCTTTCACAGGAGGTCGAAGTCGACGTCGTCGGAGCTCAACCCCGGCGCCTCACCCGCTACGTCGTCAGCGTCCCCAAAGCAGCAGCACCAAAACAAGTTCTTTGTCAAGTTCAAGGTGGAGGAGGTGTCGCTGGCGTCGCTCTTCACCAGGAACAACAGCTGGAGGAACTCCAGCAGCAGCAGATCTGTGCGGCATTACGCCGACGACGATTTGCCGGCGTCGGACGAGAGGAAGCTCCCCAGAGACGTGCTCCGCAGGTGTCTTAGCAAAATTAAGCCGCTTTACATCAGGATCTCGAGGCGGTACGGCGAGAAGCTCCGGTTCTCCGGGCCGCGGAGCTCCGGCGGGGCCGGGAAGGTTCGGCCGGCCTGGGAGGGCGGAGAGGCGGGTGGGGGAGGTGACCAGCTGAAAGAGCCGGCTTCAGCCGCGACAAGCTTCAAGGGATCCCTAAAGTCGCAAGACGTGAACCTCCCGGCGGGGAGGAAGGTGGCGTACCGGAGCCTAAGAAAGAGCCGGTCGGCATCGGCGGCCGTCGCATCGGTCCGATCGCCAACACTGGCGCCCGAGAGGCGGGATGACTCGCTCCTGGAACAGCAAGACGGGATTCAGAGCGCCATCGCCCACTGCAAGCGATCCTTCAACAGAGGTACGTACGATCGCTTCCGGTTCCGGTCACACTCGGTGCACAGTACACATGAAACCTATTCTAACGACGACCGGGTCAACTCGGTGTGCAGATTCGGAGTCGCCGCTGACGCGATCAAGGAGCGATCCCGGAGAGGGGAGATCGGCGGAAGCAATCGTCAGCAAAGTTTGATCATTTCTGTTTGGATTCTTATCAGAACTGATGTCGAAATCAAAATGCATAGAGAAGGATCGAACAGTGATGTTCGATTGGCAGAGCTCTTTCGGATCTGTCTGTGTTGGGAGAGGGAGCTGAAAGAACTCTTTTAGCTTTTGTGAGTTTGTCGTGTCTCTGTTGCTTCATTTGTAGATACTGTTCGACGAAATGCGTCATGTAATATTACTTGTAATTGAATCCACTGGAAGATTTCTTAAAGAAAcatcaaggaggaggaggaggaggggagtgcTGCGGAGTCACGTCGCAGAATGAtggcgaggaggaagaagacagagAAGGTTGAGAAGAGAAAGAGTTGGATGATTGCAGGGTGTTGGAAATGGTGccttctttttgttattttatgtaATGCTGCAGCTTTCTTTTTCTTACATTTTgtgctcttctctctctctctctctctctctctctctctctctctctctttgttagaGGGTGAGTTAGGTTTGATCATCCGGAACACCAAGTAGGCGTGTACAGACAAAGACCAAAACAGTAAAAGCTTTGACTCCTGAAAAGAAAAGCCAATTGCCTGTAGCTCCACTGCTGCCTTTTTCTTTCAACCTTTGTTTAGCGAAAGattactactctctctctctctctctctctctctctctctctctctctctctctctctctctctctctctatctctctcttgaGTCTCTTTCTCCGTCTCATCCAAAAGAATcttgagagagagagcgagagggggATCCGAGCATGGGTGAGAGGGACGGGAAGCGAGAGTGCTCATACTTTGACGGCGTGGTCAGCGGTGACAGCGAATCCGATGCTCTCTTCCTTTGTAAGTGCGGCTTGTCGGATTGCTCGCGCGTGATCCGCTGATGCAAATGGAAGGTAAAAGACCGGAGGATCCTATGATCACCAGTGTCTCAGTCCCCACACTTCCGAGTCTTTCTTTTGCTATTTAGTCATAGC
Above is a genomic segment from Musa acuminata AAA Group cultivar baxijiao chromosome BXJ3-4, Cavendish_Baxijiao_AAA, whole genome shotgun sequence containing:
- the LOC135581141 gene encoding probable membrane-associated kinase regulator 2: MELLRLFTHGKPGGGGAVTTITTNVRDQDFNDGVPGGSDDDGPFFDIEFAVPLRGDEVLRREKRRFSSNAGKAAEEGLGLTASPDGGSLRRDPVPSILTSDGLFFELVPLGPSSLRDFDASVLPKSSKPQAPAFLLKSAARFRVFKLGFHRRSKSTSSELNPGASPATSSASPKQQHQNKFFVKFKVEEVSLASLFTRNNSWRNSSSSRSVRHYADDDLPASDERKLPRDVLRRCLSKIKPLYIRISRRYGEKLRFSGPRSSGGAGKVRPAWEGGEAGGGGDQLKEPASAATSFKGSLKSQDVNLPAGRKVAYRSLRKSRSASAAVASVRSPTLAPERRDDSLLEQQDGIQSAIAHCKRSFNRDSESPLTRSRSDPGEGRSAEAIVSKV